GCGATTCCGTAAAGCCCCGTTGAGTGCCGATATCCATGACGAAAAGATCAACGAACTCACCGAACGACAGCTCATTCATCAACAGGCGACCATCTTCAATGCCCACGCTCGGGTGTTTGCCCCATTCTACCGCCAGGCGCACCTGAGAGCGTTTTTTCAACGCGACCAGGCGGCAAACAATGCGTTTGATACCGCTTACCAGGATCTTAAAACGGCTTTTGAATATTATCTTAAACATGATAACCACGGCCGCCCGATCATCATCGCGGGGCATAGCCAGGGTGCTTTTCATGGCATCCGTTTGCTGCAGGAGTTCTTTGACGGCAAGCCGCTGCAAAAGCAACTGGTGGTCGCCTATCTCGTGGGGTGGCGAATAGACAGGAACGACTTCAAACAGATCCCACTGGGTACTTCTCCCACGCAGACAGGCTGCGTGTTAACCTGGCGTACCTACGAGAGCAACCAGATCGGTAAGGAGGATAAGAGAACGGCGGAAGGCGCATTGTGTATCAATCCGGTTACCTGGTTGCCGGGCAACGACTGGTCAGATAAAGCGGCTTATATGGATGCGCCGGACAAACGCCTGCAAAAGCGCAGCCGGAGTGAAATACGCGCCCGTGTGCACGAAAAATATAATGTAGTGTGGGTGAAGGGGTACAACGAAGTAAATGTACCCATGCCGGGTATTGCCAGGCTGGCATCGGCTATAGGTAACCTGCACTTGTTGGATATGAACCTCTTCTATCTGAACGTCCGCGCAAATGTAAAGCAGCGTATCGATGCTTATTTGGTTGCAAAAAGCAGATAATCAATGATTTGATCAATTCGGGACGCACTGCGTCCCGAATTGAAAAAGCTATTTATGTTGCCCCGGCCACGGCTTCCCGACACCCGTTTCACAATACAGCTTTAAACTTTTCAGGAACATCGCCCAGGTATAACTACACTCGGCCAGGTTTGGCGTATTCTCCCGCCAACCCGTATGTTGAAACCGCAGTACCACGCCACGGTCGCTGGCCGCCTGTTCCACCTGCCCCTTCATCTCCGGTTGATCAACCTGTTCATCATGTATCAATTCAAACGAAAGTGTAGTGCCTATCCATTCCGGATCGCCGGCTACACATTTCCAGTGGAAAGAGGTGTTTTCCCGCTGACCGGTAATGATCATATCCTTGAAGTATCCATTGCCGAAGTGAAAGCGGAGCGTGGGGGCGCCTGAACTGAGCAGCTCCGTCCGAGGCGTCCACCAGTGGCTTAGGCCATCTACGCTGGTAATAGCGCGATAAACCTGTTGGAGGGGAGCGGCGATCAGTAACTGATGATGGATGCTGTACATGTTATTCTTTTTTATCGGCGTTGCCTTCGCCGGTTTCGATAAGTTTTTTCAGGCTGCCATGCAGGTAGCCATGCCAGGAGGTAGTGCAAATATCGTAACATTCCAATGGCGCCGCCAACCCGTGATGGGTAAAGGTGATTTCGGTCTTTTCATTGTCGATGTTGGCAATGTCAAATTGAATACTCGTGCCGACCCATTCCTTCGGGTTCTCCAGGAAATGTTTGTGGCCGCCTGTTACTTCCCACATCAATTTGTGGTTCACGAGTTGCTCTTTCAGCTGCAAGTGAATGAACGTGTCGCCAAAGGTAACGGTAAATTCATCGCCGATTTTACCGGTTTTGCCTTCGTAATTCTCGGTCCACCAGCCGGGGATGTTCTTTATAGCCAGGTACACGTCGT
This genomic interval from Chitinophaga horti contains the following:
- a CDS encoding DUF3089 domain-containing protein, whose translation is MKYWPILFLLFAKFSQAQPAPDYTRLKYWAAHPHKLDAADSVPLFLKGETRDTAVDVFFLHPTSFVQRFRKAPLSADIHDEKINELTERQLIHQQATIFNAHARVFAPFYRQAHLRAFFQRDQAANNAFDTAYQDLKTAFEYYLKHDNHGRPIIIAGHSQGAFHGIRLLQEFFDGKPLQKQLVVAYLVGWRIDRNDFKQIPLGTSPTQTGCVLTWRTYESNQIGKEDKRTAEGALCINPVTWLPGNDWSDKAAYMDAPDKRLQKRSRSEIRARVHEKYNVVWVKGYNEVNVPMPGIARLASAIGNLHLLDMNLFYLNVRANVKQRIDAYLVAKSR
- a CDS encoding SRPBCC family protein, with protein sequence MYSIHHQLLIAAPLQQVYRAITSVDGLSHWWTPRTELLSSGAPTLRFHFGNGYFKDMIITGQRENTSFHWKCVAGDPEWIGTTLSFELIHDEQVDQPEMKGQVEQAASDRGVVLRFQHTGWRENTPNLAECSYTWAMFLKSLKLYCETGVGKPWPGQHK
- a CDS encoding SRPBCC domain-containing protein, with the protein product MDHKSYTTSMTSGKSANDVYLAIKNIPGWWTENYEGKTGKIGDEFTVTFGDTFIHLQLKEQLVNHKLMWEVTGGHKHFLENPKEWVGTSIQFDIANIDNEKTEITFTHHGLAAPLECYDICTTSWHGYLHGSLKKLIETGEGNADKKE